One window of the Bombus pyrosoma isolate SC7728 linkage group LG5, ASM1482585v1, whole genome shotgun sequence genome contains the following:
- the LOC122567797 gene encoding tubulin--tyrosine ligase-like protein 12 has translation MDGVGLFNTFLQTHQPQLESSGVPRIYWHVLFKKLQYQIFDSGLIFQLMRIDYDNDEKGQKDPIWKLFVCCKEGIAVKDPNNIYLIDHAWTYDANNARQNLSNIPDLLDRMCSLMGFDTDAEENEKIEFVLNEMWRYNQSFSINSGSIEDRMPVWYIMDEVGSAINHSDNPNFRTVPFLYLPDGITYTLLFPIKDVDYEEEVTRNFIEGQTKDQRKQKALLLPWIEISFIEESFLQIEPDEQYFLAGHICESLPEKLDYRSLERDKSTKLKVFSQYTYVNEYLNDPAFEIVADEDQADILWYTSHFKDYKRLSIQSPYVFVNQFPFEDVLTVKDLLSIICRRKAGERCFNPNTLETYPVWLPTTYNLSVELVQFVAYFERRKSMNLDNHWICKPWNLARGLDTHVTKNLFHILRLPSTGPKIVQKYITNPVLYDRPEIGKVKFDIRYVVMLKCVQPLQVFVYKNFFLRFANKEFALNNFDVYEQHFTVMNYSGDIPLCHLKCADFILEWEKQYPDFSWKRCVEPKILHMFREVFEAAVAVKPPKGIAESPQSRAVYAIDLILEWKEETMQPMLLEINFAPDCKRACEYYPNFYNDIFKCLFLDSDNPEVFHNLYLQRD, from the coding sequence ATGGACGGAGTAggattatttaatacttttcttcAAACACACCAACCTCAGTTAGAATCTTCCGGGGTACCAAGAATATATTGGcacgttttatttaaaaaacttcAGTACCAGATATTTGATTCAGGTctgatatttcaattaatgaGAATTGATTACGATAATGATGAGAAGGGCCAAAAGGATCCTATTTGGAAGCTCTTTGTTTGTTGTAAGGAAGGCATTGCTGTTAAGGATccaaacaatatttatttaatagatcATGCATGGACATATGATGCTAACAATGCAAGgcaaaatttatcaaatattccaGACCTATTAGATCGTATGTGTTCCTTAATGGGTTTTGACACAGATgcagaagaaaatgaaaagatagaatttgtattaaatgaaatgtGGAGGTACAATCaatctttttctataaatagtGGTTCCATAGAGGATAGAATGCCAGTTTGGTATATTATGGATGAAGTAGGATCAGCAATAAATCATAGTGATAACCCCAACTTTAGAACAGTGCCTTTCTTGTATTTACCAGATGGTATTACTTATACACTTTTGTTTCCTATAAAGGATGTTGATTACGAAGAAGAAGttacaagaaattttatagaaggACAAACAAAAGACCAAAGGAAACAGAAAGCGTTACTGTTACCTTGGatagaaatatcatttatcgAAGAAAGCTTCTTGCAAATTGAACCAGATGAACAATACTTTTTGGCAGGTCATATTTGTGAAAGTCTACCAGAAAAATTGGATTATAGATCTCTTGAAAGAGATAAAAgtacgaaattaaaagttttttcacaatatacatatgtaaatgaatATCTAAATGACCCTGCATTTGAAATTGTGGCCGATGAAGATCAGGCAGATATTTTATGGTACACCTCACATTTCAAAGACTATAAAAGATTAAGTATACAATCACCGTACGTTTTTGTAAACCAATTTCCATTTGAAGATGTTCTAACTGTTAAAGATTTATTGTCGATTATATGTAGAAGGAAAGCAGGTGAAAGATGCTTCAATCCCAATACACTCGAAACTTATCCAGTTTGGCTACCAACTACTTACAACCTTAGTGTAGAATTAGTGCAATTTGTTGCATACTTTGAACGGAGGAAGTCAATGAATTTAGATAATCATTGGATTTGTAAACCTTGGAATCTAGCTAGAGGATTAGATACACACGTTACGAAAAATTTGTTCCATATATTACGATTGCCTAGCACAGGTCCGAAAAtagtgcaaaaatatattacaaatccCGTTTTGTACGACAGACCGGAAATCGGAAAAGTTAAGTTCGACATACGATACGTAGTAATGCTCAAATGTGTACAACCTCTGCAAGTGTTCGTctacaaaaatttcttcttaagATTTGCGAATAAGGAATTcgctttaaataatttcgacgTGTATGAACAACATTTTACAGTTATGAATTATTCAGGAGACATACCACTTTGTCACTTAAAGTGCGCGGACTTTATCTTAGAATGGGAGAAGCAATACCCCGACTTTTCATGGAAGAGATGTGTCGAGCCAAAAATCTTGCACATGTTTAGAGAGGTTTTCGAGGCTGCAGTCGCGGTAAAACCACCAAAAGGAATTGCGGAAAGCCCACAAAGTAGGGCTGTATACGCGATCGATTTGATCCTCGAATGGAAAGAAGAGACGATGCAGCCTATGTTATTGGAGATTAACTTTGCACCTGACTGTAAACGAGCATGCGAATATTATCCAAATTTTTACAACGACATATTCAAATGCCTGTTTTTGGACTCTGATAATCCGGAAGTATTTCACAATTTGTACCTACAGCgggattaa
- the LOC122567796 gene encoding RNA-binding protein 34-like, which produces MVKSQPKEDKSLTSKHLLNVPKDGFIQKNKNKKFKQIPTGKVPLINESKKSNSNNMKNNIPQKSPEKNKGLRKKDIEKLQESLKKQRKNKNFGGVKEDESINEGIVLQDSIIENSDESESFDDNKSEEENILPDILGASLANDSDEDDEDYEEDKKVQVNKGVKMFDGIKSNDSIVSSEDKDDSMTEDSEDDDDDDDDYDDDDDDEEEDDTDDTEDTESEYGRKTDESSLGSLKVLLGDSLSEDEDDEDFADFDENNETDDTSDEEDEELKNEGSDLLKTLIGDTIIEDDNDDDDFVEPTENDEDDDISDEEDEEQEEGEVEGNGSLNSHEDKDSSLKDFEENERTIFVGNLPKDVTKKQLQKLFKQFGKIDAIRLRGKISKSLNIPKRVAAITNDLHPKVKSVYAYIRFDSEESTKKALSINGRKFEGNYIRVDMSSKSNDKYETKKSVFIGNLHFNVDDDSVRNHFKRCGEIESVRIIRDNQTGVGKGFGYVNFKSEDAVALALELDGTTILNREVRVKPSIEKDKRTKGKCGKRYSSDNNHKFSHKKLKNTVGSSVTIRNKENAVKRITKKQNFERKETSPQQQGNNFQGQKSDVNKKKSKNKFDKKKKLLAEKLMAKPKKSSN; this is translated from the exons atggtTAAATCACAACCAAAGGAAGATAAAAGTTTAACTTCCAAACACTTACTGAATGTACCAAAGGATggatttatacaaaaaaataaaaataaaaaatttaaacaaataccAACTGGGAAAGTTCCATTAATTAATGAATCAAAGAAGTCAAATAGtaacaatatgaaaaataatatacctcAGAAATCTCCAGAAAAGAATAAAGGactgagaaagaaagatattgaaaagCTACAAGAATctttaaagaaacaaagaaaaaataaaaattttgggGGGGTCAAAGAGGATGAGTCTATCAATGAAGGAATTGTATTACAGGATAGCATAATTGAAAATAGTGATGAGAGTGAATCATTTGATGATAATAAAAGTGAAGAGGAAAATATCTTACCAGATATTCTTGGCGCCAGTCTAGCAAATGACAGTGATGAGGATGATGAAGATTATGAGGAAGACAAAAAAGTACAAGTAAATAAAGgtgtaaaaatgtttgatgGAATAAAATCAAATGACAGCATTGTTTCCAGTGAAGACAAGGATGATTCTATGACTGAGGATAGTGaggatgatgatgatgatgatgatgattatgacgacgatgatgatgatgaagaAGAGGATGATACAGATGATACAGAAGATACAGAATCTGAGTATGGAAGAAAGACTGATGAATCTTCTTTGGGTTCTCTAAAAGTACTTCTGGGAGATAGTCTTTCTGAGGATGAAGATGATGAAGACTTTGCTGACTTTGATGAGAATAACGAAACTGATGATACAAGTgatgaagaagatgaagaattaaagaatgaAGGATCAGATCTTCTAAAAACACTAATAGGTGACACTATTATTGAGgatgataatgatgatgatgattttGTTGAACCAACTGAGAATGATGAAGATGATGATATAAGTgatgaagaagatgaagaacaagaagaaggagaagtaGAAGGAAATGGATCATTAAACTCTCATGAAGATAAGGATTCCTCTTTAAAAGactttgaagaaaatgaacgaacaatttttgttGGTAATCTCCCAAAAGATGTAACAAAGAAACAGTTACAGAAGTTATTTAAGCAGTTTGGGAAGATTGATGCTATTCGTTTAAGgggtaaaatatcaaaatcccTCAATATACCTAAACGAGTTGCAGCTATCACAAATGATTTACACCCAAAAGTGAAATCAGTTTATGCATATATTAGATTTGACTCTGAAGAATCTACTAAGAAAGCTTTGTCcataaatggaagaaaatttgaaggaaATTATATAAGAGTAGACATGTCTTCGAAATCAAATgacaaatatgaaacaaaaaaaagtgtattcataggaaatttacatttta ATGTTGACGATGACTCAGTTAGGAATCATTTTAAGCGATGCGGTGAAATAGAATCTGTGAGAATAATCAGAGACAATCAGACTGGAGTGGGCAAAGGATTTGGATATGTTAACTTTAAAAGTGAAGATGCTGTTGCATTAGCATTAGAACTAGATGGCACCACAATTTTAAATAGAGAAGTTAGAGTAAAGCCAAGTAttgagaaagataaaagaacaaaaggaaAGTGTGGAAAGAGATATTCTTCAGATAATAACCATAAATTTTCAcataaaaagttgaaaaatactGTAGGCTCATCAGTAACA attcgtaataaagaaaacgctgtaaaaagaataacgaaaaaacaaaattttgaaagaaaagaaactagCCCACAACAACAAGGAAATAACTTTCAAGGGCAAAAATCTGAtgtaaacaaaaagaaaagtaaaaacaagtttgacaaaaagaagaaacttttggCTGAAAAACTTATGGCTAAACCTAAAAAGTCATCAAATTAA
- the LOC122567818 gene encoding cysteine-rich DPF motif domain-containing protein 1, with protein MESVASTSTDEANIIGHNQGLTSAVQDPKEIVNEIFRCSCCSLEERFNFKGIKAPFARQLSYLEECYIMKDPFSLPNKGEVLVLGADCNFCKKPVCLECSIYFGKRFCVKCALCNIQNLPSQLHSKVKNLIKERDS; from the coding sequence ATGGAATCTGTCGCTAGTACATCTACGGACGAAGCAAATATTATCGGACACAATCAAGGTTTAACATCAGCAGTTCAAGATCCTAAAGAAatcgtaaatgaaatatttaggtGCTCTTGTTGTTCATTAGAGGAACGATTTAATTTCAAGGGTATCAAAGCACCATTCGCGCGGCAATTAAGTTATCTAGAAGAATGTTATATTATGAAAGATCCTTTTAGTTTACCGAACAAAGGAGAAGTTTTAGTATTAGGAGCTGAttgtaatttttgcaaaaaacCTGTATGTTTAGAATGTAGTATATATTTCGGTAAACGGTTTTGTGTAAAATGcgcgttatgtaatatacaaaatttgccATCACAACTACAttctaaagtaaaaaatttaataaaagaaagagattcataa
- the LOC122567804 gene encoding putative transferase CAF17 homolog, mitochondrial produces MIIHLKKFILPLCKLNKLGKVQKQFIRWDSSESSPGILEQLKNKSILRVKGNEASSFLQGLITNDMKHFEEGAANLYALFLNVKGRVMYDVIIYRSQENNIYYIECDSQAADSLQRHLKMYRVRKKIDIDHLGDNINVWAFFDPTQYMNKKYTDSNKQKLEGLIFPCGTLNNKGSKVVDNIMIYEDPRLPDLGIRILAESTIERQKIIRHLNLDALHSTSDFNYKAFRYKLGVPEGIEDLPPGKPLPLEVNCDYLHGVSFHKGCYIGQELTARTHHTGVVRKRLMPLLFSEVPNKSFSYDDKIINESGNIVGKFRGIENQYGLGLMRIIESLNAQSLTISDTKLRISKPIWWPQELQKVSVNKKE; encoded by the coding sequence ATGATCATACACctcaaaaaatttattttgccaTTGTGCAAACTGAATAAACTTGGAAAGGTGCAAAAGCAATTTATTAGATGGGATTCTTCAGAATCTTCACCTGGAATCTTAGAACAGCTAAAAAATAAGAGTATATTGCGGGTTAAAGGAAATGAAGCTTCAAGTTTCTTACAAGGATTAATTACAAATGATATGAAGCATTTTGAAGAAGGGGCAGCAAATTTATATGCATTATTTCTAAATGTCAAGGGTAGAGTAATGTACGATGTTATTATCTATAGAAgccaagaaaataatatatattatattgaatgTGACTCACAAGCTGCAGATTCATTACAGAGACATCTAAAAATGTATCGcgttagaaaaaaaattgatatagaTCATTTAGgagataatataaatgtttggGCATTCTTTGATCCTACTCAATAtatgaataagaaatatactgatagtaataaacaaaaacttgaaggtttaatatttccatgtgGTACTCTTAATAATAAAGGAAGCAAGGTAGttgataatattatgatatatgaaGATCCTAGACTTCCTGATCTAGGCATCAGAATTTTAGCAGAATCAACAATTGAAAGACAAAAGATAATAAGACATTTGAACTTAGATGCATTACATTCTACTAGTGACTTCAATTACAAAGCATTTCGGTATAAACTTGGTGTTCCTGAAGGTATAGAAGATTTACCACCAGGAAAACCTTTGCCACTAGAAGTAAATTGTGATTATTTGCATGGTGTTAGTTTTCATAAAGGTTGTTACATTGGTCAGGAACTTACAGCTCGTACTCATCATACTGGTGTTGTAAGAAAACGTTTAATGCCTCTATTATTTAGTGAAGTTCCtaataaatctttttcgtatgatgataaaattattaatgagtCCGGCAATATAGTAGGTAAATTTAGAGGGATTGAAAACCAGTATGGATTAGGTTTAATGCGAATTATTGAATCTTTGAATGCTCAATCTCTTACTATATCAGATACTAAATTAAGAATATCAAAACCTATTTGGTGGCCACAGGAATTGCAGAAAGTTTctgttaataaaaaagaatga